From Pseudomonadota bacterium:
CGCTCTGGATTCGGAGGAAGCGCTCTCGGCCCGTCGAAAGGGCCAGAATGTCGATCTCGCCAAGCTCGAAGGAGCGCCGCAGCAGCGTGAGGTTCTCCTCGAAGCGCGGAAGGATCTCCGTCCCATAGGCGCGCGTTCGCTGAGCCGCGGCGATGACCTCGCTGCGCGCCTCGGCGATTTGCCCTTCGAGCAGCGTCCGCGTTGCAGCTAGCTCGGCCTCCGCGACAGTTACATCCGCACGTGCGCGAGCGCGCTCAGCTTGGTTTGTCTGAAAGATCGGGATTGGAATCGAGACGACGCCCATCACGACGTTGTAGGCGCCCTCGTCCGTCGGGTTCCCTTCTCGCCGGTATTGCACTCCGAGGGAGGGTCGGGGCCACGCCTCGCGGTCGGCCAAACTAACGCGTGCCTCGGCTTCTCGAACGCGGGCACCCCCCGCACGCAGACTGGGAAGTCTCTGCTGTGCAACCGCGATGAGGCGCTCCTGGGGCGGCGGGTCGCGTGGGGCATCGACAGAGCCGGCCGGATTCGGGGGGCGTGACGCAGGCCAGCCGGCCAGCTGCGCCAGCCGTATGCGAGAAGCAAGAAGGGCCTGCTGCGCGCCGACGAGTACTTGACGCGCCTGCGCTACCTCCGCCTGCGCGAGGCGCAGGGACAAGGCCGCCGTCTCGCCCGCAGAAATTTGGCGCTCGACAACGCGGAGTACCTCTTCCTGAAACGCGACCACGCGCTCTGCGAGACGGCCACGCTCACGCTCGACGAGCGCGCGGTGGAAGGCCGCATGCACCTCACAATGAACCGCCCAACGGATCTGCTCGATCTCGGCGTTCGTCAGGTCGCGAAAACGGTCCGCAGCGTCCAGGCGCAGGCCACGCTCACCCGCGATCTGGATCTGCTGCATCAGCGCCACATCCACGTCCACACCGGTTCCGGCCAAACCGAAGCGTGGACCCGCGGCGACCGAGACCTCTGGATTCGCCGGCAGGAGCGGAGACGCAGCGACGCGCGCCCCCTCGGCTCGTGAGCGCGTGCTTCGCGCCACGACCAGGACGGGGGAATACTGATCCGCGTACGCAAGGATGCCACCGAGGGTGACGTCCTGAGTCGCAGCCGGATCCGGGATTGCGTCCACTGAAACAGCGCCCGACTCAGCGTGAGCGTCCGCGACGGCGCGAAGGTGCGGAGCCGGCGCCTCGCGTGCCGAACGCGCGCCGGGTCCACCATGGGCGCAGGCGCTGGCGAGCAAGTTCAGCGCGATCGCGAGCGGGAATCTACTAAACCGAGTAGTAGTTGCGAGCAGACGAGTTCGATGAAGTCGAGCCATCAGTTCCTCAGCGCCAGAAGTAGGTGAACGCGTGCTCGGCGCCGGCGTGGATAGCGTCGAGCGCCTCCGTACCGGTGTGATGTGGAAGAAACGACACGATCACGAGCAGCAGGAAGGCCGTTGAAACGGCCGAAAGACCGCGTCCGCAACAGGGCACGGGGCGCTTCTCAGCGAAGGCGAACAGCAATCCGATGCGGAGCTTCAAGACCGTGGTGTCGCGGGCCCCGAGCGC
This genomic window contains:
- a CDS encoding TolC family protein is translated as MDAIPDPAATQDVTLGGILAYADQYSPVLVVARSTRSRAEGARVAASPLLPANPEVSVAAGPRFGLAGTGVDVDVALMQQIQIAGERGLRLDAADRFRDLTNAEIEQIRWAVHCEVHAAFHRALVERERGRLAERVVAFQEEVLRVVERQISAGETAALSLRLAQAEVAQARQVLVGAQQALLASRIRLAQLAGWPASRPPNPAGSVDAPRDPPPQERLIAVAQQRLPSLRAGGARVREAEARVSLADREAWPRPSLGVQYRREGNPTDEGAYNVVMGVVSIPIPIFQTNQAERARARADVTVAEAELAATRTLLEGQIAEARSEVIAAAQRTRAYGTEILPRFEENLTLLRRSFELGEIDILALSTGRERFLRIQSDALGAQIDYFFALAGLERVVGVDLWRDDHHEESTP